A region from the uncultured Holophaga sp. genome encodes:
- a CDS encoding ACT domain-containing protein → MSSPSFAVVTAIGPNRVGIVEWLTGLVSSCNGNISESRMAILGGEFAVIMLLEAEPDQLVRLKEVLALGAPAKGIQATLKPTRHPGELPQGRPYVLETVSLDTPGTVHAATAVLAGHGVDIEALETSTRPAPWSGAPMFHMRATVLVGPEVSLGALKADLAQLEAQRDLDVQFRPLLEA, encoded by the coding sequence ATGTCCTCCCCTTCCTTTGCTGTGGTAACAGCCATCGGCCCCAATCGGGTCGGGATCGTCGAGTGGCTCACCGGCCTGGTGAGTTCCTGCAATGGCAATATCTCCGAGAGTCGCATGGCCATCCTGGGCGGCGAGTTCGCGGTGATCATGCTGCTCGAGGCCGAGCCCGACCAGCTTGTCCGACTGAAGGAGGTGCTGGCCCTGGGCGCACCGGCGAAGGGGATCCAGGCGACCCTCAAGCCGACCCGGCACCCCGGGGAACTCCCCCAGGGGCGTCCCTATGTGCTGGAGACCGTCTCTCTGGACACACCCGGCACCGTCCACGCGGCCACGGCTGTACTGGCCGGACATGGGGTCGACATCGAGGCCCTCGAGACCTCCACCCGCCCGGCGCCCTGGAGCGGCGCGCCCATGTTCCACATGCGGGCCACGGTGCTGGTCGGCCCGGAGGTCTCCCTGGGGGCCCTCAAGGCGGACCTGGCCCAGCTCGAGGCCCAGCGGGACCTGGATGTCCAGTTCCGGCCTCTGCTCGAGGCCTAG
- a CDS encoding LysR family transcriptional regulator has translation MEIRQLRCFMAVAEHLNFTKAASKVFITQSAISYQIAELERQLDVKLFIRDKHSVRLTPAGELFCRDVQRILAELDEAVDRVHKAKSGVLGRLSLGILASEKFLPEVLKRFSSAHPDITVNLTRYSLDDLHAALQNREVDIGLTLSVGLPDMPHCGIKVLSADVLSVAMRRDHPLAGRERLWLTDLKEVPMILPARESTSVMSRWFEGACERRGFSPKVVRRTSDVETILLQVESGLGVSCLARTRAELYAQFDLKCVDLADPEMAIDSLVVWRNDTDNPAIPLFLQALQA, from the coding sequence ATGGAGATCCGCCAGCTCCGCTGCTTCATGGCTGTCGCCGAGCACTTGAACTTCACGAAGGCCGCCAGCAAGGTCTTCATCACCCAGTCGGCCATCAGCTACCAGATTGCCGAGCTCGAGCGCCAGCTGGATGTGAAGCTCTTCATCCGGGACAAGCACTCGGTGCGCCTCACCCCGGCCGGCGAGCTCTTCTGCAGGGATGTGCAGCGGATCCTCGCTGAGCTGGATGAAGCGGTGGACAGGGTCCACAAGGCCAAATCCGGGGTGCTCGGACGCCTCTCCCTGGGCATCCTGGCCTCGGAGAAGTTCCTGCCGGAGGTGCTCAAGCGCTTCAGCAGCGCCCATCCCGACATCACGGTCAACCTCACCCGCTACTCCCTGGACGACCTCCATGCAGCGCTGCAGAACCGTGAGGTGGACATCGGGCTCACCCTCTCCGTGGGGCTGCCGGACATGCCCCACTGCGGCATCAAGGTTCTGTCTGCGGATGTCCTCTCCGTGGCCATGCGCCGGGACCATCCCCTGGCGGGCCGGGAGCGGCTCTGGCTCACGGATCTGAAGGAGGTCCCCATGATCCTTCCGGCGCGGGAGTCGACTTCCGTCATGAGCCGATGGTTCGAGGGCGCCTGCGAGCGGCGGGGCTTCAGCCCCAAAGTGGTCCGGCGGACCTCTGATGTCGAGACCATCCTGCTCCAGGTGGAGTCCGGGCTGGGGGTTTCCTGTCTTGCCCGGACCCGCGCCGAGCTCTACGCCCAGTTCGACCTGAAATGCGTGGACCTGGCGGATCCGGAAATGGCCATCGACTCGCTGGTGGTCTGGCGCAATGACACGGACAACCCGGCCATTCCCCTCTTCCTCCAGGCCCTGCAGGCCTGA
- a CDS encoding electron transfer flavoprotein subunit alpha/FixB family protein — MIIVFCELQNGGLRRASMETLSEARRLADRTGAQVAALGIGPYDSGLDEASRFGADLLLKGPAGPLDPERIAQLIAGVVSKRHATLLLAAGSSLGREVVPRAAALLGAGYLADLDSLEADGARRAICTGKVLAECQWTTAVRTATLKVNHFAIADAPRPVQVLDLAVQMEEPRTRCTLQPVPLGRPDLSEAQVVVAGGRGLGSGEAFVLLEELAQALGGAVGASRAAVDAGWGIPHAMQVGQTGQTVRPSLYIACGISGAIQHLAGMTGSRVIVAINRDPQAPIFKVADYGIVGDLFEVIPELLRQIRALPPQS; from the coding sequence GTGATCATCGTTTTTTGCGAGTTGCAGAATGGCGGGCTTCGCAGGGCCTCCATGGAGACCCTGTCAGAGGCCCGGAGGCTGGCGGACCGGACCGGCGCGCAGGTGGCGGCCTTGGGGATCGGACCGTACGACAGCGGGCTGGACGAGGCTTCCCGATTCGGCGCCGACCTCCTGCTGAAGGGCCCTGCAGGGCCCCTGGATCCGGAGCGGATCGCCCAACTGATCGCAGGGGTCGTCTCGAAGCGCCACGCCACCCTGCTGCTGGCCGCAGGAAGCAGCCTGGGGCGGGAGGTGGTGCCCCGGGCTGCGGCGCTCCTGGGAGCGGGCTACCTGGCGGACCTGGACAGCCTGGAGGCGGACGGTGCCCGACGCGCGATCTGCACCGGCAAGGTCCTGGCCGAGTGCCAGTGGACCACGGCTGTGCGGACAGCCACCCTGAAGGTGAACCACTTCGCCATCGCCGATGCCCCACGCCCTGTCCAAGTCCTGGATCTGGCGGTCCAGATGGAGGAGCCCCGCACCCGATGCACCCTCCAACCCGTTCCCCTGGGCCGACCGGACCTGAGTGAAGCCCAGGTGGTGGTCGCCGGCGGGAGGGGTCTGGGCAGCGGAGAGGCCTTCGTCCTGCTGGAAGAGCTCGCCCAGGCCCTCGGCGGTGCAGTGGGGGCATCCAGAGCAGCGGTGGATGCGGGCTGGGGCATCCCCCACGCCATGCAGGTCGGCCAGACCGGGCAGACCGTGAGGCCCTCCCTCTACATCGCCTGTGGCATCAGTGGAGCCATCCAGCACTTGGCGGGGATGACCGGCTCCAGAGTCATCGTCGCCATCAACCGGGATCCCCAGGCTCCCATCTTCAAGGTGGCCGACTACGGCATCGTCGGAGACCTTTTCGAGGTGATCCCCGAGCTGCTCCGGCAGATCCGGGCCCTTCCCCCGCAGAGCTGA
- a CDS encoding electron transfer flavoprotein subunit beta/FixA family protein, which translates to MKILVALKQVPDTETRFRIAPDGCSLDTADFKWITNPYDEYALEEALRIREREGAEVVAITVGPERSRELLRSALALGADRAVQVRTEDHGDPLRVARLLADHAREQAFDLILLGHKGFGGDSGAVGPMLAGLLGLPQVGLVTRLDLEDGAFTAERETDRGVETVTGRLPAVITAQRGLNEPRYPSLKGIIAAKKRSIEEEEAGDAGAGTHTTRLALPPERQEGRRLTGDSATQAATLARLLREEAKVI; encoded by the coding sequence ATGAAGATCCTTGTGGCACTGAAGCAGGTCCCCGACACCGAGACCCGGTTCCGGATCGCGCCGGATGGGTGCAGCCTCGACACGGCCGACTTCAAGTGGATCACCAACCCCTACGACGAGTACGCCCTGGAGGAGGCCCTCCGCATCCGGGAGCGGGAGGGCGCCGAGGTGGTGGCCATCACGGTCGGGCCCGAACGGAGCCGGGAGCTGCTCCGTAGCGCCCTGGCGTTGGGAGCGGATCGGGCCGTACAGGTGCGCACGGAGGACCACGGGGACCCCCTGAGGGTGGCCAGGCTCCTGGCGGACCACGCCAGGGAGCAGGCCTTCGACCTGATCCTCCTGGGTCACAAAGGCTTCGGTGGGGACAGCGGAGCTGTGGGTCCCATGCTGGCAGGCCTCCTGGGACTCCCCCAGGTTGGACTGGTCACCCGTCTCGATCTGGAGGACGGAGCCTTCACCGCCGAGCGGGAGACGGACCGAGGGGTGGAGACCGTGACCGGACGGCTTCCGGCCGTCATCACGGCCCAGCGGGGACTCAACGAGCCGCGCTACCCCAGCTTGAAGGGGATCATCGCCGCGAAGAAGCGCAGCATTGAGGAGGAGGAGGCCGGGGACGCCGGAGCCGGGACCCACACCACTCGACTGGCGCTGCCTCCGGAACGGCAGGAGGGGCGCCGTCTGACAGGTGACTCCGCCACCCAGGCGGCCACCTTGGCGCGTCTCCTCCGGGAAGAGGCCAAGGTGATCTGA
- the queG gene encoding tRNA epoxyqueuosine(34) reductase QueG encodes MDGTGLREWLLARVQALGFARAGLAACDPFESEVAHLEQWFGEGRAELLPYLDPVGLLDPRSLMPGAKTALVGFFPYARPDAIPGEVPGSVKVSRYLWGGDYHAILKARFQRLLEEAQALQPGLEGRICVDTAPVLERQLAVRAGLGWQGRHTLLIAGKGGSWGFLGVLLLNVELPLDEPFQGHHCGTCHACLDACPTGALEPFLLEPRRCLSTYTLESEAEPPPEVLAAMPGARWVAGCDRCQEVCPWNRSPLWGDPSLWGGETMLHRTHEKELPRNTSQWKKATRRTGLRRVRHRHWLATLSRVLAK; translated from the coding sequence ATGGATGGGACCGGGCTCAGGGAATGGCTGCTGGCGAGGGTGCAGGCCCTGGGCTTTGCCCGGGCAGGCCTGGCGGCCTGCGATCCCTTTGAGTCGGAAGTCGCGCACCTGGAGCAGTGGTTCGGAGAGGGCAGGGCGGAACTCCTTCCCTACCTGGATCCTGTCGGCCTCCTGGACCCCCGCAGCCTCATGCCCGGGGCCAAGACTGCCCTGGTGGGCTTCTTTCCCTACGCCAGGCCTGATGCGATCCCCGGTGAGGTGCCTGGCAGTGTCAAGGTGAGCCGCTACCTGTGGGGGGGGGATTATCACGCCATCCTGAAGGCGCGCTTCCAGCGGCTCCTGGAGGAGGCCCAGGCCCTGCAGCCGGGGCTGGAGGGCCGGATCTGCGTGGACACCGCGCCTGTCCTGGAGCGCCAGTTGGCGGTGCGCGCTGGGTTGGGCTGGCAGGGGAGGCACACCCTTCTGATCGCCGGGAAGGGGGGCTCTTGGGGCTTCCTGGGTGTCCTGCTACTCAACGTGGAGCTGCCTCTGGACGAGCCCTTCCAGGGGCACCACTGCGGTACCTGCCACGCCTGTCTCGATGCCTGCCCCACGGGCGCGCTGGAACCCTTCCTCCTCGAGCCCCGACGCTGCCTGTCCACCTACACCCTGGAGAGTGAGGCCGAGCCCCCCCCGGAGGTGCTTGCAGCCATGCCCGGGGCACGCTGGGTGGCGGGCTGCGATCGCTGCCAGGAGGTGTGCCCCTGGAATCGGTCGCCCCTCTGGGGAGACCCCTCGCTCTGGGGTGGAGAGACCATGCTGCACCGGACTCATGAAAAGGAGCTCCCGCGCAACACCTCCCAGTGGAAAAAAGCAACGCGTCGGACGGGGCTCCGGCGCGTACGGCACCGGCATTGGCTGGCTACTCTTTCGCGGGTTTTAGCAAAATAG
- the speA gene encoding biosynthetic arginine decarboxylase, with product MAMKHYTIQDAATLYGVKEWGYGFFGINSKGHLEVYPTRDENLSCDIHEVVSHLHKKGIRTPVTLRFPQILSTRVMELNEAFHKAMKEYDYEGDYQGVFPVKTNQIKEVVDHIVKAGFKYRYGLEAGSKAELMIALSMNLHPEALVTCNGYKDESLIRMALLALKAGRNVLITVEKMTELPLILKVARELKVEPLLGLRMKLNAMGSGKWESSAGDHAKFGLNTQEILETVETLERRGMLDSIKELHFHMGSQITDIRKVKVAMKEATRVYAKLVKRGVPLKYLNVGGGLGVDYDGSRTTFHSSMNYSIAEYAADVVYTTKDICTQEQVPVPNLLSESGRAIVAYHQVLVVDVIGLIDTTHTKYRVELTGQEPQILKELAYTRDNISVKNFAEMYHDAITQKDELITLFNLGYLGLDDRAKGEILFWEVCRKLSRILSYKSLKYIPEEFQDLNKSLADKLIANFSLFQSMPDHWAIDQMFPVMPIHRLKEKPTLSATLCDITCDSDGKMEKFIDLKDVRDEIPLHEPKSGEPYYLAFFLVGAYQDTLAMRHNLFGSINEAHVILNEDEDFRIQQIVPAQTTDEVLRSVHYDPDELVEGPSRKRKVSANSDAVEALKAALTEQRKLHTYLEMN from the coding sequence ATGGCCATGAAGCACTACACCATCCAGGACGCAGCCACCCTTTATGGCGTCAAGGAGTGGGGCTACGGCTTCTTCGGCATCAACAGCAAAGGCCATCTCGAGGTCTATCCGACCCGCGACGAGAACCTCTCCTGCGATATCCACGAGGTGGTCTCCCACCTCCACAAGAAGGGCATCCGCACGCCTGTCACCCTCCGCTTCCCCCAGATCCTGTCCACCCGGGTGATGGAGCTCAATGAGGCCTTCCACAAGGCCATGAAGGAATACGACTACGAGGGCGACTATCAGGGCGTATTCCCGGTGAAGACCAACCAGATCAAGGAAGTGGTCGACCACATCGTCAAGGCTGGCTTCAAGTACCGCTATGGACTGGAGGCGGGGTCCAAGGCAGAGCTCATGATCGCCCTCTCCATGAACCTCCACCCCGAGGCTCTGGTCACCTGCAACGGCTACAAGGATGAGTCGCTTATACGCATGGCCCTCCTGGCCCTCAAGGCCGGGCGCAACGTGCTGATCACGGTCGAGAAGATGACCGAGCTGCCCCTGATCCTCAAGGTGGCCCGGGAACTCAAGGTGGAGCCCCTGCTGGGTCTGCGCATGAAGCTGAATGCCATGGGCAGTGGCAAGTGGGAGTCCAGTGCCGGAGACCACGCCAAGTTCGGGCTGAACACCCAGGAGATCCTGGAGACCGTGGAGACCCTCGAACGCCGAGGCATGCTGGACTCCATCAAGGAGCTCCACTTTCACATGGGGAGCCAGATCACGGACATCCGCAAGGTCAAGGTGGCCATGAAGGAGGCCACCCGCGTCTACGCCAAGCTGGTGAAGCGGGGCGTGCCGCTCAAGTACCTCAATGTGGGCGGTGGGTTGGGCGTAGATTACGACGGCAGCCGCACCACCTTCCACAGCTCCATGAACTATTCTATTGCCGAATACGCGGCGGATGTGGTCTACACCACCAAGGACATCTGCACCCAGGAGCAGGTGCCGGTGCCCAACCTCCTGAGCGAGTCGGGCCGGGCCATCGTGGCCTACCACCAGGTGCTGGTGGTGGATGTGATCGGCCTCATCGACACCACCCACACCAAGTACCGGGTGGAGCTCACGGGACAGGAGCCCCAGATCCTCAAGGAACTGGCCTATACCCGGGACAACATCTCCGTGAAGAACTTCGCAGAGATGTACCACGACGCCATCACCCAGAAGGACGAGCTCATCACGCTCTTCAACCTGGGCTACCTGGGCCTGGATGACCGGGCCAAGGGCGAGATCCTCTTCTGGGAGGTCTGCCGCAAGCTGAGCCGCATCCTGAGCTACAAGAGCCTGAAATACATCCCCGAGGAGTTCCAGGATCTGAACAAGAGCCTGGCGGACAAGCTCATCGCCAACTTCAGCCTCTTCCAGTCCATGCCCGACCATTGGGCCATCGACCAGATGTTCCCCGTCATGCCCATCCACCGCCTCAAGGAGAAGCCGACCCTCTCGGCGACCCTTTGCGACATCACCTGCGACAGCGACGGCAAGATGGAGAAGTTCATCGATCTCAAGGATGTTCGGGATGAAATCCCCCTCCACGAGCCCAAGAGCGGAGAGCCCTACTACCTGGCCTTCTTCCTGGTCGGCGCCTACCAGGACACCCTGGCCATGCGCCACAACCTCTTCGGCAGCATCAACGAGGCCCATGTCATCCTCAATGAGGATGAGGACTTCCGGATCCAGCAGATCGTGCCCGCCCAGACCACCGATGAAGTGCTCCGCAGCGTCCACTACGATCCCGATGAGCTGGTGGAGGGGCCGAGCCGCAAGCGGAAGGTCAGTGCCAACAGTGACGCCGTGGAAGCCCTCAAGGCTGCCCTGACCGAGCAGCGGAAGCTCCATACCTACCTCGAGATGAATTGA
- a CDS encoding SLC13 family permease, whose amino-acid sequence MGRSGGLASHSRELGGILGIILCLIVWFMPAPHGLPWAGQKCLALSLLAVCWWACSVVHPGFTSLLLLVGWILTGTAAPEQVLALWTKPLLYIVVGGSLIAAAVEKSGLGRRIAYWFILRYVHSFRGILASAYFLGFLLSFVIPHPWPRSFMVMAIMAIVVRACELEPRDAANVGLAVFASSVPVSMILLTGDSAINPMALSFAGVEPRWITWLWYMGVPGIAATLLTFLLQLKLFPAPKGFVLRKEALRAEAARMPRMTRAEKATAFWVGAAVLLWATDSLHHISAGWVALLAAVGLALPRIGGVLEPADWNRVSLPTLFFLTAGLGIGAVGKATGMSGWLATVILPAHVPGNLFLFALLVTALSIAVHLCVGSIMAVMGIVTPTILVFTAGGGMNPVVPALLVYLAVGMHFILPFHHMNVLVGEGDLGGRYGRAEVFRLGLPLTLVVFVTILGVALPWWKLIGLIR is encoded by the coding sequence GTGGGAAGGTCTGGGGGCCTGGCCTCCCACAGCCGGGAGCTGGGGGGGATCCTCGGGATCATCCTCTGCCTGATCGTCTGGTTCATGCCCGCTCCCCACGGGCTTCCCTGGGCGGGGCAGAAGTGTCTGGCCCTGAGCCTGCTGGCGGTGTGCTGGTGGGCCTGCAGCGTGGTCCACCCCGGATTCACCTCTCTCCTCCTGCTGGTGGGGTGGATCCTCACGGGGACCGCGGCCCCGGAGCAGGTGCTGGCCCTATGGACAAAACCCCTGCTCTACATCGTGGTGGGGGGCTCCCTCATCGCCGCTGCCGTTGAGAAATCGGGATTGGGGCGGCGCATCGCCTACTGGTTCATTCTCCGCTATGTCCACAGCTTCCGGGGCATCCTGGCTTCGGCGTATTTCCTCGGCTTCCTGCTGAGCTTCGTCATCCCGCACCCCTGGCCGCGCTCCTTCATGGTCATGGCCATCATGGCCATCGTGGTGAGGGCCTGTGAGCTGGAGCCGCGGGATGCGGCCAATGTGGGGCTGGCGGTGTTCGCCTCCTCGGTGCCGGTGTCCATGATCCTGCTCACCGGCGACAGTGCCATCAATCCCATGGCCCTCAGCTTTGCCGGGGTTGAACCCCGGTGGATCACCTGGCTCTGGTACATGGGGGTGCCCGGCATCGCCGCGACGCTTCTCACCTTTCTGCTGCAGCTCAAGCTCTTCCCGGCCCCCAAGGGCTTCGTGCTGCGGAAGGAGGCCCTCCGGGCGGAGGCGGCCAGGATGCCGCGCATGACCCGGGCCGAGAAGGCGACGGCTTTCTGGGTGGGGGCTGCGGTGCTCCTCTGGGCTACGGACTCCCTGCACCACATCAGTGCGGGCTGGGTGGCCCTGCTGGCAGCTGTCGGATTGGCGCTGCCACGTATCGGCGGGGTGCTGGAGCCCGCCGACTGGAATCGGGTCTCCCTGCCCACCCTCTTCTTCCTTACAGCGGGCCTGGGCATCGGGGCGGTGGGCAAGGCCACCGGCATGAGCGGCTGGCTGGCCACGGTCATCCTGCCCGCCCACGTGCCCGGCAACCTCTTCCTCTTCGCCCTCCTGGTGACTGCCCTGAGCATCGCGGTGCACCTGTGCGTGGGCAGCATCATGGCGGTGATGGGGATCGTGACACCCACCATCCTGGTGTTCACGGCGGGGGGCGGGATGAATCCCGTGGTGCCCGCCCTGCTGGTCTATCTCGCCGTCGGCATGCACTTCATCCTGCCCTTCCACCACATGAATGTGCTGGTGGGGGAGGGGGACCTGGGAGGGCGCTATGGCAGGGCCGAGGTCTTCCGGCTGGGGCTGCCGCTCACGCTGGTGGTCTTCGTGACCATCCTGGGCGTGGCCCTGCCCTGGTGGAAGCTCATCGGGCTCATCCGCTGA
- a CDS encoding trimeric intracellular cation channel family protein, producing MSPLVAMDLAGTLVFAITGAFRAVKYELDILGVLVLAVFTGVGGGILRDVCLGATPPFVFTHELYLALCLAGGLLVFFTAPRIARWWQVVKLLDAIGLGVFAAMGALKAWDHHLGLIGVVMLGTVTAVGGGVIRDLLVREIPAVLTSDFYASAAALGSLALFGAKHLGLPDGSALALAALLAMALRLMAMYFRLRLPKAAKLPAAPGILAHRLFRKPRP from the coding sequence ATGAGCCCCCTGGTCGCCATGGATCTGGCAGGCACCCTGGTCTTCGCCATCACGGGGGCATTCCGGGCCGTCAAATACGAGCTCGACATCCTGGGTGTCCTGGTGCTGGCCGTCTTCACCGGGGTCGGCGGCGGCATCCTCAGGGATGTCTGTCTCGGGGCCACCCCCCCCTTCGTCTTCACCCACGAGCTGTATCTGGCCCTCTGTCTGGCGGGCGGACTCCTGGTCTTCTTCACCGCCCCGCGCATCGCCCGCTGGTGGCAAGTGGTGAAGCTCCTGGATGCCATCGGCCTCGGAGTCTTCGCTGCCATGGGTGCCCTGAAGGCTTGGGATCACCACCTGGGCCTCATCGGGGTGGTGATGCTCGGCACCGTCACCGCTGTCGGGGGCGGGGTCATCAGGGACCTCCTGGTGCGCGAGATCCCGGCCGTCCTCACCAGTGACTTCTACGCCAGCGCCGCCGCCCTGGGGAGCCTGGCGCTCTTCGGCGCCAAACACCTGGGCCTGCCCGACGGCAGCGCCCTGGCCCTGGCGGCCCTGCTGGCCATGGCCCTCCGGCTCATGGCCATGTATTTCAGGCTGCGCCTCCCCAAAGCCGCCAAGCTCCCCGCCGCGCCGGGGATCCTGGCCCACAGGCTCTTCCGGAAGCCCCGTCCCTGA
- a CDS encoding peptidylprolyl isomerase, protein MTNVRLTTEKGEINIELFDNEAPGTVANFVKLINEKFYDGLAFHRVIPGFVIQGGCPNTREGASGMPGTGGPGYKIKCETKGNPHKHELGALSMAHAGKDTGGSQFFIVNGPRSGVQHLDGVHTVFGKCKGEADVQVVLAIKSNDRIVKAEVVE, encoded by the coding sequence ATGACCAACGTCCGTCTGACCACCGAGAAGGGTGAGATCAACATCGAGCTCTTCGACAATGAGGCCCCCGGCACCGTGGCCAACTTCGTCAAGCTCATCAACGAGAAGTTCTACGATGGCCTGGCCTTCCACCGGGTCATCCCCGGCTTTGTCATCCAGGGCGGCTGCCCCAACACCCGCGAGGGCGCCTCCGGCATGCCCGGCACCGGCGGCCCCGGCTACAAGATCAAGTGCGAGACCAAGGGCAACCCCCACAAGCATGAGCTGGGCGCCCTCTCCATGGCCCACGCCGGGAAGGACACCGGCGGCAGCCAGTTCTTCATCGTCAATGGCCCCCGCTCCGGTGTCCAGCACCTGGACGGTGTGCACACCGTTTTCGGCAAGTGCAAGGGCGAGGCGGATGTCCAGGTCGTTCTGGCCATCAAGTCCAACGACCGCATCGTCAAGGCTGAAGTCGTCGAGTAG